The following are encoded together in the Planococcus antarcticus DSM 14505 genome:
- a CDS encoding prolyl oligopeptidase family serine peptidase, translating into MRVQRQIWGHIPLLHITPNQDAEVALPTVVFFHGHMSAKEHNLHYAYQLAEKGLRVILPDAHLHGERSEGLDEVQISLRFWEIVLTSIEELAFLHKELHKRELVTGEPGIGGTSMGGITTLGAMTVYPWIQAAAVMMGAGNYVELAQAQMAQYESRGFQLPISAEERERMLSTLAIFDSGRNKPKFNGRPIYFWHGEQDVTVPFEPTYRLFKELKNQYEAVPEKINFTREREAGHAVSRNGMLEATDWLAKYLIE; encoded by the coding sequence TTGAGAGTTCAACGACAAATTTGGGGACATATCCCTTTGCTTCATATAACTCCGAATCAGGATGCGGAAGTAGCATTGCCAACAGTTGTTTTTTTTCATGGTCATATGAGTGCCAAAGAGCATAATTTGCATTATGCCTACCAGTTGGCTGAAAAAGGACTTCGTGTAATTTTGCCGGATGCGCATCTTCACGGAGAACGCAGCGAAGGATTGGATGAAGTTCAAATAAGCTTGCGGTTTTGGGAAATCGTGCTTACTTCAATAGAAGAGCTAGCATTTCTGCATAAAGAACTACATAAGCGTGAGCTGGTCACTGGTGAACCGGGGATAGGTGGAACTTCCATGGGCGGCATCACCACTCTGGGGGCAATGACGGTTTATCCATGGATCCAAGCGGCGGCCGTTATGATGGGCGCAGGAAATTACGTAGAGTTGGCGCAGGCGCAAATGGCTCAATATGAATCGAGAGGTTTCCAGTTGCCAATCAGTGCAGAAGAACGCGAACGCATGCTTTCGACTTTAGCTATTTTTGATAGTGGCCGGAACAAGCCGAAATTCAACGGACGGCCGATTTATTTCTGGCATGGGGAACAGGATGTGACGGTGCCATTTGAACCGACCTATCGTCTGTTTAAAGAGCTTAAGAATCAGTACGAAGCAGTACCTGAAAAAATTAACTTTACCCGTGAAAGAG
- a CDS encoding Cof-type HAD-IIB family hydrolase, whose protein sequence is MKQHLIVLDLDGTLLTDQKVISQKTKLTLNKALEAGHQVMIATGRPYRSSETYYKELGLTTPIVNFNGAFVHHPTNRHWGTHHTPIGLDVVHEVVESMHDYDFHNIVAEVLDDVYVHHHDEKLMDIFRFGDPTITTGDLRNYLKTDPTSILIHAPFERVQEIHDHLSSVHAEMIDHRRWGAPWHVIEIVKSGMSKAVGLDRVSKSLGISRENIIAFGDEDNDLEMIDFAGVGVAMGNAIDPLKNIANEITLTNNDDGIAELLIDRLKL, encoded by the coding sequence ATGAAACAACATTTAATCGTTCTTGATTTAGATGGAACCTTATTGACAGATCAGAAAGTCATTTCACAAAAAACGAAACTGACTTTAAATAAAGCACTTGAAGCAGGGCATCAGGTAATGATTGCAACTGGCCGGCCCTATCGTTCGAGTGAAACCTATTACAAGGAACTGGGGCTAACGACACCAATCGTCAACTTTAACGGTGCATTTGTCCATCATCCGACCAATCGGCATTGGGGGACGCATCATACGCCTATCGGATTGGACGTAGTCCACGAAGTGGTGGAATCAATGCACGATTACGATTTCCACAATATCGTCGCTGAAGTTCTGGATGATGTTTATGTTCACCATCATGATGAAAAATTGATGGATATTTTCCGTTTTGGAGATCCGACCATCACAACGGGGGATTTGCGTAATTATTTAAAAACTGACCCGACGTCTATTTTAATCCACGCACCATTTGAGCGAGTGCAGGAAATCCATGATCATTTGTCTTCCGTCCACGCCGAAATGATCGACCATCGCCGCTGGGGAGCTCCTTGGCACGTTATTGAAATTGTCAAAAGCGGCATGAGTAAAGCTGTTGGACTAGACCGTGTTTCCAAATCACTGGGCATTTCGCGGGAAAACATCATTGCTTTTGGCGATGAAGATAATGATCTTGAAATGATTGATTTTGCAGGAGTTGGTGTGGCCATGGGCAATGCCATCGATCCTTTAAAAAATATCGCCAATGAAATCACTTTAACAAATAACGATGACGGTATCGCAGAATTGCTGATTGACAGATTGAAACTGTAA